In Neofelis nebulosa isolate mNeoNeb1 chromosome 10, mNeoNeb1.pri, whole genome shotgun sequence, one DNA window encodes the following:
- the LOC131487348 gene encoding hemoglobin subunit beta-1, translating to MSFLSAEEKGLVNGLWSKVNVDEVGGEALGRLLVVYPWTQRFFQSFGDLSSADAIMSNTKVKAHGKKVLNSFSDGLKNIDDLKGAFAKLSELHCDKLHVDPENFRLLGNVLVCVLAHHFGHEFNPQVQAAFQKVVAGVASALAHKYH from the exons ATGTCGTTTCTGAGTGCTGAGGAGAAGGGTCTGGTCAATGGCCTGTGGAGCAAGGTGAACGTGGATGAAGTTGGCGGTGAGGCCCTGGGCAG GCTGCTGGTTGTCTACCCCTGGACTCAGAGGTTCTTTCAGTCCTTTGGGGACCTGTCCTCTGCTGATGCCATTATGAGCAACACTAAGGTGAAGGCCCATGGCAAGAAGGTGCTGAACTCCTTCAGTGATGGCCTGAAAAACATCGACGACCTCAAGGGCGCCTTTGCTAAGCTCAGCGAGCTGCACTGTGACAAGCTGCACGTGGATCCCGAGAACTTCAGG CTCCTGGGCAACGTGCTGGTGTGTGTACTGGCCCACCACTTTGGCCATGAATTCAACCCCCAGGTGCAGGCTGCCTTTCAGAAGGTGGTGGCTGGTGTGGCCAGTGCCTTGGCCCACAAGTACCATTGA